Proteins encoded together in one Carya illinoinensis cultivar Pawnee chromosome 3, C.illinoinensisPawnee_v1, whole genome shotgun sequence window:
- the LOC122302655 gene encoding SUPPRESSOR OF GAMMA RESPONSE 1-like isoform X2 — MARTWLINSRGLATKVRNATCSPAFQIKDCGANRECPKCHYCIDNSDVSPEWPGLPLGVKFDPSDTELLEHLAAKCGVGNSKEHLFIDEFIPTLEEEQGICYTHPENLPGAKRDGSSVHFFHRTMNAYASGHRKRRKIHSQHSLNKEHVRWHKTGKTKPVMENGVQKGCKKIMVLYKGSKKGSKPGKFNWVMHQYHLGTEEEEKEGEFVVSKILYQQPKQTDNNDGSPVVQDSEIMTLQNSPRTPKANPPHPPRPGKSVLHDDFDHINVLLSPAQEAHYGSKASCAPAPDIQTKDKMEYTAWLAGESQAVENSVLKCKDDSLLCKEVFDSCAVDRSSMNHISYTDFVSNIDEDSGINNVSPGIADLENIELDTPPDFPLADLQFSSQDSILGWFDRL, encoded by the exons GACTTGGCTAATCAACAGCAGAGGATTGGCAACAAAAGTGAGAAATGCTACATGTTCTCCTGCTTTTCAAATTAAAGACTGCGGAGCAAATCGTGAATGCCCAAAATGCCATTATTGCATTGACAACAGTGAT GTTTCTCCTGAATGGCCTGGCCTGCCTCTTGGTGTGAAGTTTGATCCTTCAGATACAGAGCTCTTAGAACATTTAGCAGCAAAGTGTGGTGTTGGAAACTCAAAGGAACACTTGTTTATTGatgagttcatcccaacacttgaggAGGAGCAAGGAATTTGCTACACCCATCCAGAAAATCTTCCAG gGGCTAAGAGAGATGGAAGCAGTGTCCATTTCTTTCACAGAACAATGAATGCGTATGCTTCTGGTCATCGGAAACGCCGCAAGATCCATAGTCAACATAGTTTGAACAAGGAGCATGTCCGCTGGCACAAGACAGGTAAGACCAAACCTGTAATGGAAAATGGAGTGCAGAAGGGCTGTAAGAAGATCATGGTGCTGTATAAAGGTTCAAAGAAGGGGTCCAAGCCGGGTAAGTTCAATTGGGTGATGCATCAATATCATCTTGGgactgaagaagaagagaaggaaggtgaatTTGTAGTCTCAAAAATTCTCTACCAACAGCCAAAGCAGACTGACAATAATGATGGCAGCCCGGTGGTTCAGGATTCTGAAATTATGACTCTACAAAATAGTCCTAGGACTCCGAAAGCAAACCCTCCCCATCCACCTCGCCCTGGGAAATCTGTTCTGCATGATGATTTTGATCACATTAACGTACTCCTGTCCCCTGCTCAG GAAGCACACTATGGCTCTAAAGCATCTTGCGCCCCTGCACCTGATATTCAGACTAAGGACAAGATGGAGTACACTGCATGGTTGGCAGGCGAATCTCAGGCTGTTGAGAACTCTGTTTTAAAGTGCAAGGATGATTCATTGCTATGCAAGGAGGTTTTCGATTCTTGTGCTGTAGATCGTTCAAGCATGAATCACATCTCTTATACTGACTTTGTTAGCAACATAGATGAGGATAGTGGAATTAACAATGTCTCTCCTGGAATTGCTGACCTTGAGAACATAGAACTAGATACACCGCCTGATTTCCCACTCGCT GATTTGCAGTTTAGTTCTCAAGACAGTATTCTCGGTTGGTTCGACCGGTTGTGA
- the LOC122302656 gene encoding uncharacterized protein LOC122302656 isoform X3: MSRLRCILRGLDLRTYMILFMIVPICIFGVYLHGQKITYFLRPIWESPPKPFHNVPHYYNENVTVETLCKLHGWGIRESPRRVYDAVLFSNELDILTIRWNELYPYVTQFVLLESNSTFTGLPKPLLFASNRDHFKFIEPRLTYGTIGGRFKKGENPFVEEAYQRVALDRLLKIAGIEDDDLLIMSDVDEIPSAHTINLLRWCDDIPPVLHLRLRNYLYSFEFYMDNKSWRASVHRYKTGKTRYAHYRRTDDILTDAGWHCSFCFRHISEFVFKMKAYSHTDRVRFSHYLNHERIQDVICKGANLFDMIPEEYTFKEIIGKMGPIPHSYSAVHFPAYLLNNAEKYKYLLPGNCRRESG, from the coding sequence ATGTCAAGACTCCGATGTATTCTGCGAGGGTTGGACCTGAGGACctatatgattttgtttatgATTGTCCCCATATGCATCTTCGGTGTATATTTGCATGGGCAGAAGATCACTTACTTTCTAAGACCAATATGGGAATCACCTCCGAAGCCCTTCCACAATGTCCCTCACTATTATAATGAGAATGTAACAGTGGAGACTCTTTGTAAACTTCATGGGTGGGGAATTCGTGAATCGCCAAGACGAGTCTATGATGCAGTTCTTTTCAGTAATGAGCTTGACATCCTTACAATTCGATGGAATGAATTGTATCCGTATGTGACACAGTTTGTTCTTCTCGAATCAAACTCAACATTCACAGGTTTGCCTAAACCATTGCTCTTCGCGAGCAACCGTGACCATTTCAAGTTTATTGAACCTCGGCTGACTTATGGGACGATTGGAGGAAGATTCAAGAAAGGCGAAAATCCATTTGTTGAAGAGGCATATCAGAGAGTAGCACTGGACCGGCTCTTGAAAATTGCAGGCATAGAAGATGATGATTTGTTGATAATGTCTGATGTCGATGAGATTCCAAGTGCCCACACAATTAATCTCTTGAGATGGTGTGATGACATTCCGCCTGTCCTTCACCTTCGCCTGAGGAACTACTTGtattcatttgaattttatatggacAACAAGAGCTGGAGAGCTTCGGTCCATAGGTACAAAACTGGAAAGACAAGATATGCACATTATCGACGAACTGATGACATCTTGACAGATGCGGGGTGGCACTGTAGCTTTTGCTTTCGCCATATCAGCGAATTTGTGTTTAAGATGAAGGCTTACAGTCATACTGATCGGGTCAGGTTTTCTCATTACCTGAACCACGAAAGAATTCAGGATGTAATatgcaaaggggctaacctgTTTGACATGATTCCGGAGGAGTACACATTTAAGGAGATTATTGGAAAGATGGGACCTATTCCTCATTCTTATTCAGCAGTTCATTTTCCAGCATATTTGTTGAACAATGCTGAGAAGTACAAATATCTGTTGCCTGGTAACTGCCGAAGAGAAAGTGGCTGA
- the LOC122302656 gene encoding uncharacterized protein LOC122302656 isoform X2: MSDGYYNSKKTDDICEGVCGQGTRAELIMSRLRCILRGLDLRTYMILFMIVPICIFGVYLHGQKITYFLRPIWESPPKPFHNVPHYYNENVTVETLCKLHGWGIRESPRRVYDAVLFSNELDILTIRWNELYPYVTQFVLLESNSTFTGLPKPLLFASNRDHFKFIEPRLTYGTIGGRFKKGENPFVEEAYQRVALDRLLKIAGIEDDDLLIMSDVDEIPSAHTINLLRWCDDIPPVLHLRLRNYLYSFEFYMDNKSWRASVHRYKTGKTRYAHYRRTDDILTDAGWHCSFCFRHISEFVFKMKAYSHTDRVRFSHYLNHERIQDVICKGANLFDMIPEEYTFKEIIGKMGPIPHSYSAVHFPAYLLNNAEKYKYLLPGNCRRESG, translated from the exons ATGTCAGATGGGTATTATAATTCTAAGAAGACTGATGATATCTGCGAAGGCGTTTGTGGCCAG GGAACTCGTGCAGAGCTGATTATGTCAAGACTCCGATGTATTCTGCGAGGGTTGGACCTGAGGACctatatgattttgtttatgATTGTCCCCATATGCATCTTCGGTGTATATTTGCATGGGCAGAAGATCACTTACTTTCTAAGACCAATATGGGAATCACCTCCGAAGCCCTTCCACAATGTCCCTCACTATTATAATGAGAATGTAACAGTGGAGACTCTTTGTAAACTTCATGGGTGGGGAATTCGTGAATCGCCAAGACGAGTCTATGATGCAGTTCTTTTCAGTAATGAGCTTGACATCCTTACAATTCGATGGAATGAATTGTATCCGTATGTGACACAGTTTGTTCTTCTCGAATCAAACTCAACATTCACAGGTTTGCCTAAACCATTGCTCTTCGCGAGCAACCGTGACCATTTCAAGTTTATTGAACCTCGGCTGACTTATGGGACGATTGGAGGAAGATTCAAGAAAGGCGAAAATCCATTTGTTGAAGAGGCATATCAGAGAGTAGCACTGGACCGGCTCTTGAAAATTGCAGGCATAGAAGATGATGATTTGTTGATAATGTCTGATGTCGATGAGATTCCAAGTGCCCACACAATTAATCTCTTGAGATGGTGTGATGACATTCCGCCTGTCCTTCACCTTCGCCTGAGGAACTACTTGtattcatttgaattttatatggacAACAAGAGCTGGAGAGCTTCGGTCCATAGGTACAAAACTGGAAAGACAAGATATGCACATTATCGACGAACTGATGACATCTTGACAGATGCGGGGTGGCACTGTAGCTTTTGCTTTCGCCATATCAGCGAATTTGTGTTTAAGATGAAGGCTTACAGTCATACTGATCGGGTCAGGTTTTCTCATTACCTGAACCACGAAAGAATTCAGGATGTAATatgcaaaggggctaacctgTTTGACATGATTCCGGAGGAGTACACATTTAAGGAGATTATTGGAAAGATGGGACCTATTCCTCATTCTTATTCAGCAGTTCATTTTCCAGCATATTTGTTGAACAATGCTGAGAAGTACAAATATCTGTTGCCTGGTAACTGCCGAAGAGAAAGTGGCTGA
- the LOC122302656 gene encoding uncharacterized protein LOC122302656 isoform X1: MSDGYYNSKKTDDICEGVCGQQGTRAELIMSRLRCILRGLDLRTYMILFMIVPICIFGVYLHGQKITYFLRPIWESPPKPFHNVPHYYNENVTVETLCKLHGWGIRESPRRVYDAVLFSNELDILTIRWNELYPYVTQFVLLESNSTFTGLPKPLLFASNRDHFKFIEPRLTYGTIGGRFKKGENPFVEEAYQRVALDRLLKIAGIEDDDLLIMSDVDEIPSAHTINLLRWCDDIPPVLHLRLRNYLYSFEFYMDNKSWRASVHRYKTGKTRYAHYRRTDDILTDAGWHCSFCFRHISEFVFKMKAYSHTDRVRFSHYLNHERIQDVICKGANLFDMIPEEYTFKEIIGKMGPIPHSYSAVHFPAYLLNNAEKYKYLLPGNCRRESG; encoded by the exons ATGTCAGATGGGTATTATAATTCTAAGAAGACTGATGATATCTGCGAAGGCGTTTGTGGCCAG CAGGGAACTCGTGCAGAGCTGATTATGTCAAGACTCCGATGTATTCTGCGAGGGTTGGACCTGAGGACctatatgattttgtttatgATTGTCCCCATATGCATCTTCGGTGTATATTTGCATGGGCAGAAGATCACTTACTTTCTAAGACCAATATGGGAATCACCTCCGAAGCCCTTCCACAATGTCCCTCACTATTATAATGAGAATGTAACAGTGGAGACTCTTTGTAAACTTCATGGGTGGGGAATTCGTGAATCGCCAAGACGAGTCTATGATGCAGTTCTTTTCAGTAATGAGCTTGACATCCTTACAATTCGATGGAATGAATTGTATCCGTATGTGACACAGTTTGTTCTTCTCGAATCAAACTCAACATTCACAGGTTTGCCTAAACCATTGCTCTTCGCGAGCAACCGTGACCATTTCAAGTTTATTGAACCTCGGCTGACTTATGGGACGATTGGAGGAAGATTCAAGAAAGGCGAAAATCCATTTGTTGAAGAGGCATATCAGAGAGTAGCACTGGACCGGCTCTTGAAAATTGCAGGCATAGAAGATGATGATTTGTTGATAATGTCTGATGTCGATGAGATTCCAAGTGCCCACACAATTAATCTCTTGAGATGGTGTGATGACATTCCGCCTGTCCTTCACCTTCGCCTGAGGAACTACTTGtattcatttgaattttatatggacAACAAGAGCTGGAGAGCTTCGGTCCATAGGTACAAAACTGGAAAGACAAGATATGCACATTATCGACGAACTGATGACATCTTGACAGATGCGGGGTGGCACTGTAGCTTTTGCTTTCGCCATATCAGCGAATTTGTGTTTAAGATGAAGGCTTACAGTCATACTGATCGGGTCAGGTTTTCTCATTACCTGAACCACGAAAGAATTCAGGATGTAATatgcaaaggggctaacctgTTTGACATGATTCCGGAGGAGTACACATTTAAGGAGATTATTGGAAAGATGGGACCTATTCCTCATTCTTATTCAGCAGTTCATTTTCCAGCATATTTGTTGAACAATGCTGAGAAGTACAAATATCTGTTGCCTGGTAACTGCCGAAGAGAAAGTGGCTGA
- the LOC122302655 gene encoding SUPPRESSOR OF GAMMA RESPONSE 1-like isoform X1, translating into MIFRHNGTWLINSRGLATKVRNATCSPAFQIKDCGANRECPKCHYCIDNSDVSPEWPGLPLGVKFDPSDTELLEHLAAKCGVGNSKEHLFIDEFIPTLEEEQGICYTHPENLPGAKRDGSSVHFFHRTMNAYASGHRKRRKIHSQHSLNKEHVRWHKTGKTKPVMENGVQKGCKKIMVLYKGSKKGSKPGKFNWVMHQYHLGTEEEEKEGEFVVSKILYQQPKQTDNNDGSPVVQDSEIMTLQNSPRTPKANPPHPPRPGKSVLHDDFDHINVLLSPAQEAHYGSKASCAPAPDIQTKDKMEYTAWLAGESQAVENSVLKCKDDSLLCKEVFDSCAVDRSSMNHISYTDFVSNIDEDSGINNVSPGIADLENIELDTPPDFPLADLQFSSQDSILGWFDRL; encoded by the exons ATGATATTCCGCCATAACGG GACTTGGCTAATCAACAGCAGAGGATTGGCAACAAAAGTGAGAAATGCTACATGTTCTCCTGCTTTTCAAATTAAAGACTGCGGAGCAAATCGTGAATGCCCAAAATGCCATTATTGCATTGACAACAGTGAT GTTTCTCCTGAATGGCCTGGCCTGCCTCTTGGTGTGAAGTTTGATCCTTCAGATACAGAGCTCTTAGAACATTTAGCAGCAAAGTGTGGTGTTGGAAACTCAAAGGAACACTTGTTTATTGatgagttcatcccaacacttgaggAGGAGCAAGGAATTTGCTACACCCATCCAGAAAATCTTCCAG gGGCTAAGAGAGATGGAAGCAGTGTCCATTTCTTTCACAGAACAATGAATGCGTATGCTTCTGGTCATCGGAAACGCCGCAAGATCCATAGTCAACATAGTTTGAACAAGGAGCATGTCCGCTGGCACAAGACAGGTAAGACCAAACCTGTAATGGAAAATGGAGTGCAGAAGGGCTGTAAGAAGATCATGGTGCTGTATAAAGGTTCAAAGAAGGGGTCCAAGCCGGGTAAGTTCAATTGGGTGATGCATCAATATCATCTTGGgactgaagaagaagagaaggaaggtgaatTTGTAGTCTCAAAAATTCTCTACCAACAGCCAAAGCAGACTGACAATAATGATGGCAGCCCGGTGGTTCAGGATTCTGAAATTATGACTCTACAAAATAGTCCTAGGACTCCGAAAGCAAACCCTCCCCATCCACCTCGCCCTGGGAAATCTGTTCTGCATGATGATTTTGATCACATTAACGTACTCCTGTCCCCTGCTCAG GAAGCACACTATGGCTCTAAAGCATCTTGCGCCCCTGCACCTGATATTCAGACTAAGGACAAGATGGAGTACACTGCATGGTTGGCAGGCGAATCTCAGGCTGTTGAGAACTCTGTTTTAAAGTGCAAGGATGATTCATTGCTATGCAAGGAGGTTTTCGATTCTTGTGCTGTAGATCGTTCAAGCATGAATCACATCTCTTATACTGACTTTGTTAGCAACATAGATGAGGATAGTGGAATTAACAATGTCTCTCCTGGAATTGCTGACCTTGAGAACATAGAACTAGATACACCGCCTGATTTCCCACTCGCT GATTTGCAGTTTAGTTCTCAAGACAGTATTCTCGGTTGGTTCGACCGGTTGTGA